The nucleotide sequence caaaggaaaaagagagctagctcaccctccccccctccctcccatgcaactgaaactctcctgaacgtgcATCTCAtcagtgattggctggaacaatatgttatgtttcatggtccaggctggaccaggctgtttttgttggccatgtttggagcctgggctgtccagagACCCGCTTTTTACagtattcaggggacaggcagctagttGATGGTCAGGTGATATTTGTTttatgtgacaaaaatgttttcGCTTATAAACATCGCTAGAGCACCTTAATTATATTCATGGACACGGTCAATTGTAATATATGCTTACTTTCtttatattcatattttgtttttgttttttttctgtcgcTCCAGCCTGCAACAGATATAGCCGGCCTTCTAAAATCCAAGAATGAGGAATGCCTGAAACAAGGAACAACTCGGCAGTGTATGTGAAcgtgtttacctgtgtgtgtatgagtgtgcatgtgagggtatcgcgtgtgagtatgtatgtgtgtgggagtgtatgagtggtgggtgtgtgtgtacaacttgTGCTCTGATTGTGCACCAGTTTGCTCATGGTTATGTGTTAGCCTGtacactttttgttttgttttaggtgggtgaatatttatatatgtatgggtgtgtgctgtaatgtatgtgtttgtgtgtaaaaccGTTGAGTTCATATCAGATGAGGGCAACACCATGCCAGTTTGATCATGGTTATGCGTTTAAATGTATGTGACTACACCTGTATGTATGCTTATGTATATTAGCCTGTATGCTTTTTGTTTCGTTTTAGGTGGGTGAATATGTGTATGGGTGGGTTGTTTTGTTGCTGGTTGTCTTTAAACAGTAAACTTGTTTAAAATACCTTAAGTCATTGGTTATTTGTCAAGAAACTATTTAGTTATCAGTTAGTTGGTTAATACAGCCTAGTTATATTGGTTAATTTTACAACTGAGAAAAATTGGTTGAAAATTTAACCAATCTGCTTAACTAATATGTTAGTCGGACACATATTACACAATCTAATGGTTAAAACAATCTAGTTATATTGGTTAATTTTTCAACTGAGAAAAATTGGTTGAAAATTTAACCAATCTGCTTTAACTAATATGTTAGTTGGACACATATTACACGATCTAATGGTTAAAACAACCTAGTTAGATTGGTTAATTTGTCAACTAATGAAAATTGGTTAACATTTAACTAAGTCAGATTTGTCAATTTGACTAATAGTTAGTTGGACACTTAATACACAATCTAATTGGTTAGTGCAACCTAGTGGGATAGATTAATTTGTCAACTGATAAAAATTGGTTAAAAACTTAACTAAAGTCCAATTTGTCAATCTAACTAATTTGTTATTCGGACACATATTACACAATGACATTGGTTAAAATTGATTGATATCATGGTTAATCCAACTAATCTGTTTTTAGAGTGTAAATAGTTGAACTAGCAGGCTAagtacatgtaggcctactattccactttgtattgtattatttataGCCTaccagagatagatagatagatatatactttattgatccccgaggggaaattcaaaataCCATACAATATGATCATGGTATTTTTTAGCCTACTATTTGCATGTAGCCTGCTGGAGTGGGGGTTTTGTAGTCTATCATATCAGTCTGTGAAATCGAGCTATATTGTTCGTTGTGTTTCATTTGTGAAAATTAATGAACCACAAACTATTTTTTGCTTTCATTTTACTTGTGGAATATGACAAATGGTTCAAACCAGTAAAATAATGTTTACAGATATATGGTACATGTGCGTGGACTTAAACCTTAAACTTAAACCATTTAATGTTTGACTCAGCATAAGAATGTTTGGCCAACATAAGATGCAAGTAGTAACATGTTGTAACTCTTCCTGTCCACGCGGTGGCAGTACTGTGCCTTTGGCCAACTACGGAAGGTCGCGCAAGACAAACAGAACAACGGATGTGACTACAAAGTGTTATCGCAGGGGTCTGCACactgttgtcagtcattctgaTGATGGCAGCCCATTTGAAGAAGCGAGTTTACGAGGAATTTTCCAAAGTTGTACAGGTATGTATGCTGGTTATCTATGAAACGTGGAAAGGAAGCAGTCTGATAAGAAATTCACCCATTATCTTCGTTGGGGACAGCTTGTTCTTGGCTGGCaaagttagcttgctagctagctagcttactTAAGCTAATTGTCGTTTCCAAGTGTCGGTGCTAGTTAAGTAGGCAGCTTTATTTGCAGCAGTCGACAAGTTACTTCCAGAATAGGTAGCTAGaaaacttttatttatttcaaaggCGATGCATAATATGTGGTTTGGAACCTTctgttttaaataccttggtcaATATGAGTTTGCTTTAGCGATGCGCGGAGGGCTAATTGTTGTTTAGTGCTGCTAAGACATACAGTTAAGTGTCATGATGACATGAGAAAGTTTCAAAGAAATCAGGAGGCTAGAACAACATGATAAACTAGTCTTAGTAAAGCTTTAACCAGTGAAGACGCCAGAGTTCAATAAAGGATATATCTGAGTGTTTGTAGCCCCACTACTAATACGTTATTTGCCAAACAATCATAAACATAACATTTCAGCTATGAGCGCTGTAAGAAATGTCAGATGAGAGTATGTTCGGCAGTTTTGTTTTTTCGACCAACGCATTTCTGTCCTTTTCAACATTATGTATGGGAACTTTAGAACATGAATCCTCCAAACCCTCGACAGTTATGGTTTGGTGGGAAAAGGTGCTGCCAGTGGCTGAACTCATTACACCTCTCATCTAACTTATTCTGTATCTCCCAGCAACATCCCCTTGAAGAGGTCCCTGCTAAAAAGCTCCGATTAACCAAGCCCAGCAAGTCTGCTGCGCTGCACTTGGATCTGTGCAAGGCCACCAATCCCACAGATGCTCTGCAGTATTTGCTACAGTTTGCCCGCAAGACAGTGGAGGCAGAAAGTGTAGAGGGAGTGGCGCGCATTCTTTTGGAACACTACTATAAGGTGAGAAGCAATGAGAGGGACATTTTCTTTTGTCTCTTAATAAGCTAAGTAAATGTACTGATTTTTacaatgtgattttgatttCACATCTCAAGCAGGAGACGGACACCTCAGTGCGGCTAAAGATAGCTTCCCTTCTTGGATTGCTGTCCAAAACACAAGGGTTCTCCCCAGATTGTATAGTAGATGATGCTATAAGTACACTTAACAATGAAAgtgagttgttttttttgttgtctgaaccttttttatataaatatatatatacatgataGACATTTTCTTCAGTAATGATGATCCCTTCCTGCAGAGTCCCATCAGGTCCTAGCCCAGCTGTTGGACACCCTGCTCGTCATTGGCACCCAGCTTCCAGACAGTGTGGCCATCACCCAGAGACTGATAGAGGTGGCATGCAAGGTACTGACAATAACTTTACCAAACGTTTTGCTTTGATGGGGAAACCTTTTCTGtcaaacattttcatattatTCTCTGACTTATTCTGTGTGATTTTGCCAACAGCACCTGTCAGACACCTACTTTGGAGTGAGAAACAAGTGCCTTCAGCTTCTGGGCTGCCTTGGGACTGTGGACAAGCCGCTGACCAAAGAGAGTGATGCAACGACAGGGACATCAGGAGCCCCTACAAGAGACGTTCAGAGTGTCATCAGTGATTACTTTGCTGATCAGGATCCAAGAGTCAGGACCGCTGCCATCAAAGCTATGGTAGGTTAATGAATGGCAATAATATGATGTGCAATCTGGTGCAAATGGGAGATTCTGAATAcctgtttcttttctctcctgaAGTTGCAACTTCACGACAGAGGGATGAAACTTCAGCAGACCATCTATAATCAGGTAGATGATAGTTGAACCTTTACACCACCAGCTTTACCAGAATACAGTTTGTACAGTCGTACAGTTCTGTTCTGCCCAGTTATGCAATTTCATAACTTTTCATAATTGTAGGCCTGTAAGCTGTTAAATGATGACTACGAGCAAGTCCGCTCAGCTGCAGTGCAGATGGTGTGGGTTCTAAGTCAACTTTATGCAGAGAGGTAATATAATGCGATGATGCTCTAAGTCACCTGTATACCTTGGTCACATTATTTTGCTGCCTGTTTTCTCATTGTTGAGTGGAATATAATTGTCTTCATTTGTGTACTCTTCCTCTCCAAAAACCACAAAACAGCATTGTCCCCATCCCGTCATCAAATGAGGAGATCCGGCTAGTGGACGACTCTTTTGGAAAAATCTGCCACATGGTCAGCGACGGCTCATGGGTGGTCAGGGTCCAGGCTGCCAAACTTTTGGTGAGGAGCACACTGTATCCTCTATGCCATGTTATGTCCTATCTGATAACCTTCCTGAATGCCGCTGAGCATTTTGAATTGCATTTGCATAATATGCATTTGGAAGCATATGAGTCATCATTGGGACAGTGATTCATCCATAAATACCTTTGATCTTCCTCACAGGGGTCTATGCTCCAGGTCAGCCCCCACTTCTTGGAACAGACATTAGACAAGAAACTGATGTCAGACCTTCGGGTACGTCACCGTTTAATTTTACCCCATGATGTTCTTATCACAGGTCTAATAACATACAGCAGCAAAATGACAGAGTTTTCAACACAGTATGAGATCTCCTCTTGTACAGGTAGTATGTGTTGCGTAAACAAGGTCTCTTCTGAAACCCCTCCAGAGGAAGCGCACAGCCCATGAGCGGGCGAAAGAACTCTACGCCTCAGGAGAGTTCTCCTCTGGCCGAAGGTGGGCAGACGACGCTCCAAAGGAGAAGGTGGACACCTCTGGGGTGAACCTGATTGACTCAGGGGCCTGCGGTGCCTTTGTGCACGGACTGGAGGATGAAATGTATGGTGAGTGTGGCTGTGAGGTTAGAATTCATCACTGCTTCATTTCAATGAATGGAATAAAGCAGCTGAGTTTTGAAGGTCAACtgcaaatagaaaataaaatgatGGCAACATTGAAAACATTTAATCTTTCTTAGTCGATTTGTAGATATGTTGACTGTGAATGAGTAGCATGATTCACAAGTATCTTGTGAAATGGCTCCAACAGAGGTGAGGACTGCGTCTGTCGAGGCTCTGTGCTTGCTGGCCCAGTCCTCTGCCAGCTTTGCGGAGAAGTGCCTGGACTTCCTGGTGGACATGTTCAACGATGAAATCGAAGAGGTGCGGCTGCAGTCCATCCACGCGCTCAGACAGATCTCCATCCACATCACCCTCAGAGAGGACCAGCTGGACACGGTGCTCGCTGTGCTTGAGGTCAGACTCTGCTctctacatttacatttacatttacatttactcaCTTAGCTGATGCTTTCGTTAAAAGCAACTTACAATCGGAGAGCAATCAAGGTGTAGTGCTTTGAACCCAGGACTCTTCTCGGGATATCCGCGAGGCCCTGCACGAGCTGCTGTGCTACACCAACGTCTCCACTAAGGAGTGCATCCAGCTGGCACTGCTGGAGCTGCTCAAAAACCTAACCAAGTACCCCACCGACCGCAACTCTGTGTGGAAGTGAGTCTGCACACACTACAGGACACAGAATCTGGGTCAATCTGGGTGTTTTCCCatgtctgttttattttcttacctttttgtctttttcttggGTGTGTAGATGTCTGAAGTTCCTTGGCGTGCGCCACCCTACCCTGGTTCTGCCCCTGGTTCCTGAGTTGCTGAGCACGCACCCGTACTTTGACACCCCGGAGCCAGACATGGATGACCCAGCCTGTATCCTTCCCACCTCACACTGTTACATTCCACCAACAAACATACAGTTTTAGTGGTCCGTGGTTACTTTTGGGAAAAAAACCTTTCACAATCCTGTATTCCTAGAGTTGTTTTATTGTCAATAACATGTTCCACTTCCCTGACGCAGAACCCAGAGTTTGTCCTTAACAGTCACTGTCAAGATATTGCTGTGCTGGTGCTGGTCTTCAACGCAGCCAAGTCCTGCCCAACCATGTCGGCACTGTTCTCAGACCACACTTTCCGACACTATGCCTACCTGCGAGACAGCCTCTCCCATCTGGTGCCTCAGTTGCGGGTGAGGGGATCCATTTGCCTGCGTGAAGAACGCTACATGTGTATATCTACTTTATGTGTCGTGTTTGTCTGTGATAAGGTGTGGGCAGACTTCCTGGGTATTTCCTGGAGTTTGACCTCATCATCTCCCcttctgtgtgtgctgtagctGCCGGGGAAGAAGCTGACGTCTGGGCTGGGTTCGGAGGCGTGTGGGCCGGGCTCGGGCAGCGTGGAGTCGGCCCGCCTCTTCCTGCAGGACAGCCTGGCTCACGTCAGCATGCTGCAGAGTCTGGAGGCACCAGGGGCCCAGGACCTGCTCGACTTCACCATCAGGTACAGAGGGCAGCTCTGTTGCATCTTATAGCGGGTAGCCATGTTGATTTGTGGATGAGCACCGAATGGAAAGTTGGTGAAACTTAAATGTCTTGAAATACAAGCTAAGGGTAGGATGTAGATGTAGGACATTGAACTAAGTGAAGTGTAATTTTATTCAGCTCTGTGTCTTGGGGTTCTTGATGGCAAATAGAGCtaccttttttttgtaattgCAACTTGATTACATACATGCCAATAGGTTTGATCTGGTTTTTGGTTTGGGTTCCAGAGATCTGCAGAGGTTGGGGGAGCTACAGACTGAGCTGGCCGGCTCTGCAGACTTCTGTGCCACCTACCTGCGCTGCCAGCTGCTGCTTACAAAGGTTGGTACACCACCCCAGCAACCCCTACACACCAATACATGCCTGATGTTTTGAACGACTAATGTCAATGTTAAGCACAGTCATCTCACAGCAATCAATGTTTCAGTGATAAAATGACACCATATGTTCTGACGTACATGTGTGTGATCAATCAGGCCCTGCAGGAGAAGCTTTGGAACATAGCTGTGCCTCTATGTCTGAAGCAGAACGCAATGGCATCAGCTGCAGTCAAACAGGTGATGGTGCTCTATatgctccaaacacacacaaacatacatgtaaAGCTGATGAGTTTTGAAATGAGTTGAGATATTGAATTCATCATGTTGGTCACGGTGTTGTGTTAGATTCTAGAGGAGACGTACAAGCTGGAGTTCCTGTACAGTGGGCTGGAGACACGTCAGGTGGCCACCATTCACCATGTCCGCCTGCAGGCCAAAGCCTTACAGCTGGTGCTCACTGCCCGAACCAAACGAGGGTTAGCACTCTCACTCagtcatgcactcacacacacacacactaatatttcCTATACTAGACTTCACATCACAGTTCATTGAAGAACATTTCTTATCTCTTACATTATTGTTCTTATCTCTTCTTATATCTTCTTATACTGCAGGGTCGACCCCCTCATCGGTATCAGTGAGAAGTTCATCCAGGAAGTGGAATCATTCCAGAGGTATTACCCTTAAATCACTTAAATTTACATTGTTGGTATTTTATTCTTAATTGGTTAAGACATTGCCTAATTTTGCCCTGTCTTTCTGTTGGCGACAGACTCTTTATGTCCGAGCTGCCCCACTTCCAGGAGAGTTTTGTGGAGAAGCTGCTGGAGGTGATGCCTCGGCTCGTGGCCTGCAAGCCGCTGGATCTGGTGAAGATCCTCCAAACTACCCTCAGACAGAGCGGCTTCCTGCACCTGAAAATCCCTGAGCAGGTCCATATTTACATGCATATAACCTGAAGATGTTTGTCTaaagcaggggttcccaaacttttcaaccCGCGACCCCCAAAATAACCGTGCCAGAGACTGGCGACCCCCACTATCCctggatgtgactcaaaaaataaaataaaatgtgcgcACCGGCCATACACACTAGGCTTATCCAAACACGGGCTTAACgacaacacaaaagaacagaGCAGCCTGTTATGATTTTACATATAGAACTTTACTATATAATAAAAGCAGAATACCTtagtcaaaaaataatatccatgtaacatgagtgcaactttgaaacattactttaatttccattttaaagcaacaccaaagcacttttcctgtcgcacgcacgctatttgtttatccagcactggctttggaaataatgtctacagacaaggtagagtacgttgcatgattttatgaaagtatgatgtattgcgacatcagatgcaagtcaaatgtgtagtttcttatgtctcattccatcgaactacagatccgctacccgatctggcaaacttgcatagtgcagttatagccgatagagggtcgcaAAGAGAATgcagtgccgttcaccctgttacgagttgatgattttggaaacaatattttaatgtacaaaaaactctttggtgttgctttaacagaaGAATATCTCAGTCAGGGTAATATCCACAAACTGTTGTAAACATAAATTGTTGCTGCGCAAATTTACATTTTGGCAGCTATGTTTCAGCGTtaatctcatctaatgagatgGATGGAACACAGCAAGTCCACATTTAGACGCgatctgtatttgtttttaatatatgtCAGTGCAGAGAAAGTCTTTTCGCACAGGCATGTGAAGCCAAACAGCGTCAGTACGTCCATCGCGGCCTTGGATAGCTGTGGATATTCCCTCTCGACTGAAATCCAGAACTCAGCAAGCGTCTTGGAATTAAAATCTGTCTTTAAAGTGCGGTCACATGACAGCTCAACCAGTGCGTCCTCCATGCCGGCTGACAGATCACTTGCGGTGGTTACAGTGAATGGTGATCTTATCCAGTCATAATTTTTctgaattttattttttccaaatttatttgatttatggaAATCATTTCGCGACCCACCCCTCGCCGTCCCGCGACCCCCactttgggaacccctggtctaaagcatagtaaataaataaataatgaggAAATGGAGCAAGATGTTTCTTACATAGGCTAAACTCCATCTCCAGTTGGTGGAGTTCctctgtgtgtggttggggcTTCAAGGAAACTAGAATTCTGCTTAATTTAGGATTTGTATGACTTGCCTTTTATCTCTGCTCCTACCAGATCCACCGCGCTTCTGCCACCATCATCGAGCCGACAGGCGAGTCAGACAACCCGCTGCGCTTCACAACAGgcctggtggtggcgctagacaTCGATGCCACGCTGGAGCATGTGCAAGAGCCTCAAAACACAGTAAAAGTCCAGGTCAGGGCTCGCTTCCCTTCCTTCCCTCTTGCCATCTCTTTCCTTCGTGCTCTGGACAAACGTTTTGTTTCCTTAATCCTCTGGTTTGTACAGTAAATCCAATGTCAACAAAATCAAGCTCCGCTCAGTCAGTCTTTCCACTTCAGGTTATGTGACTAATGGTATTTACCATATaattgtttgttttgcattgacGTGCTTGATTCCCTGACACTGTTGCTCCTTTACATCTCTGTAGGTGTTGTATCCTGATGGGCAGGCCCACATTATTCATCCCAAACCAGGAGACTTCAGACACCCTGGGCCTGGGCGTGTCCGCCTCATCACCCAGGTGTATCTCTCCCATTCGGCCTGGACAGGTAAAGACCTCCAGCAGCAGAGTGTCTTAGGACGAGCTGCTTCATGTGTGTGGTACATGGGGCTTAGTGCTCGCATGAGTCTTGGCAGGGACCACTGGGTGGATATAAATAGACCCACGCTGTTGCCAAGGAGGCAGCTCTGCAGCCCACTGCTATTATTTTGGTGGGAGTTGGAAGCAAGTTGCCAGAGATCTACTCAGACAGGTCTTCCAAACTGGCTGCCCCTGTGTACCATAGCAGTAGAGTGTGTGGAGGTCAACTCATCCAGACTGGACAATCCTCTTACGAGTATTTTACTACGAAGAATGCATTTGCTTAGAGTACTTTTGTTGTATTATTACAATGCTCTTGACCTAAGCCGACTGTTTGTTTCTCTGACACAACCTTTCCCACATTTTCTGTTCGCAGAGCCGTGTCAGATTGAGGTGAGGTTACTACTGGCCTACAGCTCCAGCACCAGCAAGCTGTCCAGCCCTAAGCCTGCATGGAACGAGAGCACGGAGGGGCTTCCTCAGACCGAGAGCTCCATCGAAGGCACCATCCCACTCAGCAAGCCCGTGAAAGTGTTCATCATGCCCAAATTGGCTCGCCGTTGAAACCGGTCACTCT is from Alosa alosa isolate M-15738 ecotype Scorff River chromosome 15, AALO_Geno_1.1, whole genome shotgun sequence and encodes:
- the ints4 gene encoding integrator complex subunit 4 isoform X2, coding for MMAAHLKKRVYEEFSKVVQQHPLEEVPAKKLRLTKPSKSAALHLDLCKATNPTDALQYLLQFARKTVEAESVEGVARILLEHYYKETDTSVRLKIASLLGLLSKTQGFSPDCIVDDAISTLNNEKSHQVLAQLLDTLLVIGTQLPDSVAITQRLIEVACKHLSDTYFGVRNKCLQLLGCLGTVDKPLTKESDATTGTSGAPTRDVQSVISDYFADQDPRVRTAAIKAMLQLHDRGMKLQQTIYNQACKLLNDDYEQVRSAAVQMVWVLSQLYAESIVPIPSSNEEIRLVDDSFGKICHMVSDGSWVVRVQAAKLLGSMLQVSPHFLEQTLDKKLMSDLRRKRTAHERAKELYASGEFSSGRRWADDAPKEKVDTSGVNLIDSGACGAFVHGLEDEMYEVRTASVEALCLLAQSSASFAEKCLDFLVDMFNDEIEEVRLQSIHALRQISIHITLREDQLDTVLAVLEDSSRDIREALHELLCYTNVSTKECIQLALLELLKNLTKYPTDRNSVWKCLKFLGVRHPTLVLPLVPELLSTHPYFDTPEPDMDDPAYIAVLVLVFNAAKSCPTMSALFSDHTFRHYAYLRDSLSHLVPQLRLPGKKLTSGLGSEACGPGSGSVESARLFLQDSLAHVSMLQSLEAPGAQDLLDFTIRDLQRLGELQTELAGSADFCATYLRCQLLLTKALQEKLWNIAVPLCLKQNAMASAAVKQILEETYKLEFLYSGLETRQVATIHHVRLQAKALQLVLTARTKRGVDPLIGISEKFIQEVESFQRLFMSELPHFQESFVEKLLEVMPRLVACKPLDLVKILQTTLRQSGFLHLKIPEQIHRASATIIEPTGESDNPLRFTTGLVVALDIDATLEHVQEPQNTVKVQVLYPDGQAHIIHPKPGDFRHPGPGRVRLITQVYLSHSAWTEPCQIEVRLLLAYSSSTSKLSSPKPAWNESTEGLPQTESSIEGTIPLSKPVKVFIMPKLARR
- the ints4 gene encoding integrator complex subunit 4 isoform X1; this encodes MMAAHLKKRVYEEFSKVVQQHPLEEVPAKKLRLTKPSKSAALHLDLCKATNPTDALQYLLQFARKTVEAESVEGVARILLEHYYKQETDTSVRLKIASLLGLLSKTQGFSPDCIVDDAISTLNNEKSHQVLAQLLDTLLVIGTQLPDSVAITQRLIEVACKHLSDTYFGVRNKCLQLLGCLGTVDKPLTKESDATTGTSGAPTRDVQSVISDYFADQDPRVRTAAIKAMLQLHDRGMKLQQTIYNQACKLLNDDYEQVRSAAVQMVWVLSQLYAESIVPIPSSNEEIRLVDDSFGKICHMVSDGSWVVRVQAAKLLGSMLQVSPHFLEQTLDKKLMSDLRRKRTAHERAKELYASGEFSSGRRWADDAPKEKVDTSGVNLIDSGACGAFVHGLEDEMYEVRTASVEALCLLAQSSASFAEKCLDFLVDMFNDEIEEVRLQSIHALRQISIHITLREDQLDTVLAVLEDSSRDIREALHELLCYTNVSTKECIQLALLELLKNLTKYPTDRNSVWKCLKFLGVRHPTLVLPLVPELLSTHPYFDTPEPDMDDPAYIAVLVLVFNAAKSCPTMSALFSDHTFRHYAYLRDSLSHLVPQLRLPGKKLTSGLGSEACGPGSGSVESARLFLQDSLAHVSMLQSLEAPGAQDLLDFTIRDLQRLGELQTELAGSADFCATYLRCQLLLTKALQEKLWNIAVPLCLKQNAMASAAVKQILEETYKLEFLYSGLETRQVATIHHVRLQAKALQLVLTARTKRGVDPLIGISEKFIQEVESFQRLFMSELPHFQESFVEKLLEVMPRLVACKPLDLVKILQTTLRQSGFLHLKIPEQIHRASATIIEPTGESDNPLRFTTGLVVALDIDATLEHVQEPQNTVKVQVLYPDGQAHIIHPKPGDFRHPGPGRVRLITQVYLSHSAWTEPCQIEVRLLLAYSSSTSKLSSPKPAWNESTEGLPQTESSIEGTIPLSKPVKVFIMPKLARR